In Proteiniborus ethanoligenes, a single genomic region encodes these proteins:
- a CDS encoding CBS domain-containing protein gives MYVKNHMLSKDKLIMLQGEENISSALDKITKGDFLSLPVLDGEKFIGILMKEKIFRHYFEEGYTDKEKYLNETKVKDLCRTSNLKTIKENDFIENASYLLNEFRIPFLPVLNDKGVFRGILTHSSIFNAFSEIFGLNEGTRIVINVFDIPGQIAKLTETIRKANVNIANFAVMDAKVMDVYKVVLRVDTKEVDGLIEKIEKAGFKVSEVNK, from the coding sequence ATGTATGTTAAGAACCATATGCTATCAAAAGATAAGCTAATAATGCTTCAGGGAGAAGAAAACATAAGTAGTGCTTTAGACAAGATTACTAAGGGAGATTTTTTATCGTTGCCGGTACTAGATGGGGAAAAATTCATAGGTATTTTAATGAAAGAAAAAATATTTAGACATTATTTTGAAGAAGGATACACAGATAAGGAAAAATATCTAAATGAAACCAAAGTAAAAGATTTATGTAGAACATCTAATCTTAAAACAATAAAAGAAAATGATTTTATTGAAAATGCATCATATTTATTGAATGAATTTAGAATTCCATTTCTTCCAGTATTAAATGACAAGGGTGTTTTTAGAGGAATATTGACACACAGTTCTATATTCAATGCTTTCTCTGAAATATTTGGACTTAATGAGGGTACAAGAATAGTAATAAATGTGTTTGATATTCCTGGGCAAATTGCTAAGCTTACAGAAACTATAAGAAAAGCTAATGTAAACATTGCAAACTTTGCGGTAATGGATGCTAAGGTTATGGATGTATATAAAGTAGTATTGAGGGTTGATACAAAAGAAGTAGATGGTTTAATTGAAAAAATTGAAAAAGCTGGATTTAAAGTATCCGAAGTAAACAAATAA
- the ruvC gene encoding crossover junction endodeoxyribonuclease RuvC, giving the protein MIIFGVDPGIAIVGYGVLEYKGNKFNVIDYGAIQTSNEYTFPERLKIVYDELTELLDKYKPDALAIEELFFNKNAKTAIIIGQARGAQILAAVNKGIEVYEYTPLQVKQGVVGYGRADKRQIQEMVKILLNLEKIPKPDDVADALAVAICHAHSGNFSDMFKMK; this is encoded by the coding sequence ATGATAATATTTGGTGTAGACCCAGGAATTGCCATAGTAGGATATGGGGTTCTAGAGTATAAGGGAAATAAGTTTAATGTAATAGATTATGGTGCTATACAGACGTCAAATGAATATACTTTTCCTGAAAGATTGAAAATTGTTTATGATGAGCTTACTGAACTTTTAGACAAGTATAAGCCTGATGCTTTAGCTATAGAGGAGCTTTTTTTTAACAAGAATGCAAAAACTGCTATCATAATTGGACAAGCCCGAGGAGCACAAATTTTAGCAGCAGTAAATAAAGGAATAGAGGTTTATGAATATACTCCTCTACAAGTAAAGCAAGGGGTTGTAGGCTATGGAAGAGCAGATAAAAGGCAGATTCAAGAAATGGTGAAGATACTTTTAAACCTGGAAAAAATACCAAAGCCTGATGATGTTGCAGATGCACTTGCTGTTGCAATCTGTCATGCACACTCGGGTAACTTTAGCGATATGTTTAAAATGAAATAG
- the ruvA gene encoding Holliday junction branch migration protein RuvA translates to MYQYIIGDIEEINEDNIVIENNGIGYIIYTSKNSIMNIGQNTLNRKIYTHLVVREDVMSLYGFTSKEELEMFKLLITVTKIGPKVGIGILSAMNPSNIKISIMSGDTKALSRAPGVGKKTAERIILELKDKIGDNIMYDEGSNATVPIDETEEVIVALNSLGYTRNEIFKALSVIDIKDKKTEDIIKLALRKLSK, encoded by the coding sequence TTGTACCAATACATAATCGGAGATATTGAAGAGATTAATGAAGACAATATTGTTATAGAGAACAATGGCATAGGATATATAATATATACATCTAAAAATTCTATAATGAATATCGGACAAAATACTCTTAATAGAAAAATATATACACACTTAGTCGTTAGAGAGGATGTTATGAGCCTTTATGGATTTACTTCAAAAGAAGAGCTAGAAATGTTTAAGCTGTTAATTACTGTAACTAAAATAGGGCCTAAGGTTGGCATAGGAATTCTATCTGCTATGAATCCATCAAATATTAAAATATCCATAATGAGTGGCGATACTAAAGCTCTCTCTAGGGCGCCTGGGGTAGGGAAAAAAACTGCTGAAAGGATTATACTTGAACTCAAAGACAAAATTGGTGATAATATTATGTATGATGAAGGGAGCAATGCTACAGTTCCTATTGACGAAACTGAGGAAGTTATTGTAGCATTAAATTCTCTTGGATATACTAGAAATGAAATATTTAAAGCCTTATCTGTTATTGATATAAAAGATAAAAAGACAGAAGATATAATAAAGCTTGCTTTAAGGAAATTATCAAAGTAA
- the ruvB gene encoding Holliday junction branch migration DNA helicase RuvB, with protein MDEIDNRIVTRDLREEDEDVELTLRPRSLDEYIGQYKVKQKLDIFIKAAKGRNEPLDHVLLYGPPGLGKTTLANIISNEMGVNIRITSGPAIERPGDLAAILTNLSENDVLFIDEIHRLNRSVEEVLYPAMEDYALDIIIGKGPSARSIRLDLSKFTLIGATTRAGLLTSPLRDRFGVMCRLELYDVESLKKIVIRSASILGVKIDQEGSEEIAKRSRGTPRIANRLLKRVRDYAEVVEDGDITKEVADKALKLLEVDPLGLDNIDKKLILTIINNFEGGPVGLDTLAASTGEERTTIEDVYEPYLLQLGFLNRTPRGRVVTKRCYDYFGIECKGD; from the coding sequence ATGGATGAAATAGATAATAGAATTGTAACTAGAGATTTAAGAGAAGAAGATGAGGATGTTGAATTAACCCTAAGGCCTAGATCTTTAGATGAATATATTGGTCAATATAAGGTAAAGCAAAAGCTAGACATATTTATTAAAGCCGCTAAGGGAAGAAATGAACCCTTAGATCATGTGTTGCTATATGGTCCTCCTGGACTAGGAAAAACAACACTTGCCAATATAATATCAAATGAGATGGGAGTAAATATAAGGATTACCTCTGGTCCAGCTATAGAAAGACCAGGAGATTTAGCAGCCATATTAACTAATCTTTCTGAGAATGATGTTTTATTTATAGATGAGATACATAGATTAAATCGAAGTGTAGAGGAGGTTTTGTATCCTGCTATGGAGGACTATGCTCTTGATATAATTATTGGAAAAGGACCTAGCGCAAGGTCAATACGATTAGATCTTTCTAAATTTACTCTCATAGGTGCAACGACTAGAGCAGGATTATTAACCTCGCCTTTAAGAGATAGATTCGGAGTAATGTGTAGACTAGAATTATATGATGTAGAAAGTTTAAAAAAAATAGTTATTAGGTCAGCTTCTATTTTAGGTGTTAAAATTGACCAAGAAGGGTCTGAAGAGATAGCAAAAAGATCTAGAGGTACACCGAGAATAGCTAATAGATTGTTAAAAAGAGTAAGAGATTATGCTGAGGTAGTTGAAGATGGAGATATAACAAAAGAAGTAGCAGATAAAGCATTAAAGCTTTTAGAAGTCGACCCCCTTGGACTAGATAATATAGATAAAAAGCTAATATTGACAATAATAAATAATTTTGAAGGCGGACCAGTTGGTTTAGATACATTAGCTGCCTCTACTGGGGAGGAACGTACTACTATAGAAGATGTTTATGAGCCTTATCTTTTACAATTAGGATTTTTAAACAGAACACCTAGGGGAAGAGTTGTTACAAAAAGATGCTATGATTACTTTGGGATAGAATGCAAAGGAGATTAA
- a CDS encoding SpoIID/LytB domain-containing protein encodes MKKNLLPIILALLMSFTISNHVFAYENEYVKVKVQSSPIVNLSSDGFQIGLWDKGFYTLFNINDRRLTARLDGYYTNSYGEYIKTNDTYLATVGPIHVKTDKIFYSYEDAFNEANKLRSLEIDAFVSYNEGAFEIWIGQLLYENMAIEEATNYANNFNGSASIINDNINRIVLSNGNNEIILMFSINDNIHLSSLNQYEGLVKVGNNNYRDFITFFIKDNEVTVINNIEIQHYLYGVVPKEMYPGWPLEALKAQAIAAKNYTLLNMNKHSNEGYNLCNTQHCQVYGGYDVEHIMTNRAVDETIGRILTYNDKLVNTYYHASSGGNTESSENIWSESVPYLRGVADDFSLGSPYDSWQFVISKEEVRERLLEIGIDLGDITSIEVVSTSQNGRVQELLIKGVLRSEILKKERTRQIFGTTNIKSTWFEVMLQGESGKITIKDIYIFNINNGEVKKQTLNNLSVMSVNGLYSIDSSSLTKNIVITDGVSSNEVSSIENNNIANSYGKYVFNGRGWGHGVGMSQWGAKKMAELGYSYIDILEYYYTGAIVK; translated from the coding sequence TTGAAGAAAAATCTATTGCCGATTATTTTAGCTTTGCTTATGTCTTTTACTATATCTAACCATGTGTTTGCGTACGAAAATGAGTATGTAAAGGTTAAAGTTCAGTCCAGTCCTATTGTAAATCTTAGTAGTGATGGATTTCAGATAGGCCTATGGGACAAGGGGTTCTACACACTTTTTAACATAAATGATAGAAGGCTAACTGCTAGATTAGATGGGTATTATACAAATTCATATGGAGAATATATAAAAACAAACGATACTTATTTAGCTACAGTTGGACCTATTCACGTAAAGACTGATAAAATTTTTTATTCATATGAGGATGCTTTTAATGAAGCTAATAAGCTAAGGAGTTTAGAAATAGATGCGTTTGTTTCCTATAATGAAGGAGCTTTTGAAATATGGATAGGCCAGCTATTATATGAAAATATGGCAATAGAGGAAGCAACAAATTATGCAAACAATTTTAATGGCTCTGCAAGTATTATTAATGATAATATAAATAGGATTGTATTATCAAATGGCAACAATGAAATAATACTAATGTTTAGCATAAACGATAATATACATCTTTCTTCTCTAAATCAGTATGAAGGATTAGTAAAGGTTGGGAATAATAACTACAGAGATTTTATTACCTTTTTTATAAAGGATAATGAAGTTACAGTTATTAACAATATTGAAATACAACATTATTTGTATGGGGTTGTACCAAAGGAAATGTACCCAGGATGGCCATTAGAGGCACTAAAGGCCCAAGCTATTGCAGCTAAAAACTACACCTTATTAAACATGAACAAACATAGTAATGAAGGATATAATCTATGCAATACTCAGCATTGCCAAGTATATGGAGGGTATGATGTTGAACATATTATGACTAATAGAGCCGTAGATGAAACTATTGGCAGGATACTAACTTATAATGATAAGCTAGTGAATACATATTATCATGCTTCTAGTGGAGGAAATACTGAAAGCAGTGAAAATATATGGAGCGAAAGCGTTCCATATCTTAGGGGAGTAGCAGATGATTTTTCTTTAGGCTCACCCTATGATTCCTGGCAATTTGTAATTAGCAAGGAAGAAGTAAGAGAAAGATTGCTAGAAATAGGAATAGATTTAGGTGATATTACTTCAATTGAAGTTGTTTCTACTTCTCAAAATGGAAGAGTACAAGAGTTGTTAATTAAAGGGGTTTTGAGAAGCGAGATACTAAAAAAAGAAAGAACAAGACAAATATTTGGAACTACTAATATAAAGAGTACATGGTTTGAAGTAATGCTTCAAGGTGAAAGTGGGAAAATAACCATAAAGGATATTTATATCTTTAATATTAATAATGGAGAAGTTAAAAAGCAGACATTGAATAACCTTAGTGTAATGTCAGTTAATGGACTATATAGTATTGATTCTAGTTCTCTTACAAAAAATATTGTAATAACCGATGGAGTTTCTTCCAATGAAGTATCCAGCATAGAAAATAATAATATAGCTAACAGCTATGGAAAATATGTTTTCAATGGAAGAGGATGGGGACATGGAGTAGGAATGAGTCAATGGGGTGCTAAAAAAATGGCTGAGCTTGGATATAGCTATATAGATATATTAGAATACTATTACACTGGAGCAATAGTTAAGTAA
- the queA gene encoding tRNA preQ1(34) S-adenosylmethionine ribosyltransferase-isomerase QueA gives MKKEDFYFDLPEKLIAQTPIENREGSRLLILDKETGVIEHRFFSDIIQYLNPGDCLVLNNTRVIPARLYGHREDTKSSVEFLLLRRIDKDKWETLVKPGKKAKPGAIFNFGEGIMKGEILEIKDGGTRVIEFKYKGIFEEILDKLGEMPLPPYIKEKLEDRERYQTVYAKKEGSAAAPTAGLHFTESLLHKIKEKGVNIAYITLHVGLGTFRPVKVDNIEEHTMHSEFYEIDEYTANIINNTKEAGGRIVAVGTTSVRTIESASDEDGRLNSKQGWTNIFIHPGYRFKVVDRLITNFHLPESTLIMLVSALASRENVLQAYEEAVKQGYRFFSFGDAMFIK, from the coding sequence TTGAAAAAAGAAGATTTTTATTTTGATTTACCAGAAAAGCTTATAGCACAAACCCCAATAGAAAACAGAGAAGGCTCTAGATTATTAATTTTAGATAAAGAAACTGGTGTAATAGAACACAGATTTTTTTCTGACATAATCCAGTATTTAAACCCTGGAGATTGCCTTGTCTTAAATAATACTAGAGTTATTCCTGCAAGATTATACGGACATAGAGAAGATACTAAAAGCAGCGTAGAATTTTTATTGCTAAGGAGAATAGACAAAGACAAGTGGGAAACATTAGTAAAGCCAGGTAAAAAAGCAAAACCAGGAGCCATATTTAATTTTGGTGAAGGTATAATGAAAGGTGAAATATTAGAAATTAAAGATGGTGGTACAAGAGTAATAGAGTTTAAATATAAGGGTATATTTGAAGAGATTTTAGATAAGCTTGGGGAAATGCCTCTGCCTCCTTATATAAAAGAAAAATTAGAGGACAGAGAAAGATATCAAACAGTATATGCTAAGAAAGAAGGTTCAGCAGCAGCACCTACGGCAGGACTTCATTTTACAGAGTCCCTTCTTCATAAAATAAAGGAAAAGGGAGTTAATATTGCATATATCACATTACATGTTGGCTTAGGAACCTTTAGACCTGTAAAGGTTGATAATATTGAAGAACATACAATGCACTCAGAATTTTATGAAATAGACGAATACACAGCTAACATTATAAATAACACAAAAGAAGCTGGAGGCAGGATTGTAGCAGTGGGTACTACTTCAGTAAGAACCATCGAATCCGCAAGTGACGAAGATGGTAGATTAAATTCAAAACAAGGTTGGACTAATATTTTTATTCATCCAGGATATAGATTTAAAGTAGTAGATAGATTAATTACTAATTTTCATTTGCCGGAATCTACTCTTATCATGTTAGTAAGTGCATTAGCTAGCAGAGAAAATGTTTTACAAGCATACGAAGAAGCAGTAAAGCAAGGATATAGATTTTTTAGCTTTGGAGATGCCATGTTTATTAAGTAA